The Candidatus Nanosynbacter featherlites DNA window ATGCCCAAGCGGTTATAAGCGGTGGCGTTTTTCTCGTCGACACGCAAAATCGTCAACAGCGCCTTCTCTGCCCTGAGATATTTGTTGTCGCGAATGGATTCTTGCGCAATAGCCCACAACTGATCTAATTTTTCAGAAATCTTGGCTGGAAAATCTGCAGAATTTTCTTCGGAAGGTTTGTAGGTGATCGCCCAAATGATAATTGCTAAAATGAATATCAAACTTAACATATCTGCTTAATTATAGCACAATTCTCAATAAAGCGAGGCGTGTATTGCCATTTGCTAGGAGAGACTTCTCTGCTTGTAGTACTTTTTGGAGTAATTGATGCATGGCTGGCGGCTGGGTGGCGTGTTTTAGCTGGAAATGGATGAAGCGTAGGAGAATGTCAATGAGCTGCAGGGCGCTTGCTCGGTCGGTGTAGCGCAGGGCGCATTTCAGGGACGCGTAGGAGCTGGGATGTTCCAAAATGTGCTTGGCGTCAGCGGCGATGACTTGGCGCTCTGCCAGTTTCGTGGCGTCGTGGCTCAGTTCGGCGATGAGGAGCGGCAATCCAGCGGCGAGAAATGCTATTTGGCGCTTTTCTTGAGGCGTTAGGTTGGTATTTTCTAACAAGTTAGCGTCTTGGCTGGCGGTAGTGCGGTGGAGCGTCAGCTGCTGGCAGCGGGACTGGATGGTTGGGAGGAGGTCTGTGCTGGCAGTGGTGATCAAGAGAAAATGAGTGTTAGGGTTTGGCTCTTCAAGTGTTTTGAGCAGTGCGTTTTGTGCGGACTCGGTCATGAGGTTTGCCGGGTTGATGACGACAACGCGGCGGGCAGAGCTGTAGGTGCGTAGCATGGCCGTTAGGTCGCGGATTTGTTCGGTCGAGATGGTGTTTTTCTGCGGGAGCGGGTTGACGGTGAGGACGTCTGACTTGCAGTGATGTGCCAGGTGGCGGGCTACCCCTGCTCCGTCTAGGCCGGGTTCGGCAATGATCATCAATGATTGCGGCAAATGGTTTGCTAATTGCTCAACTGTGGCTTGGTCGTTGGTGGAGATGAGAGGCGTCTGACTCATTGATCGTTTGGCTCTTTTATGTTTTGGGCGCAATTAGGAAATAGTTCGGTAAATACACTAGGAATAGCCGCTTCAAAGGTTTTTCGTTCACCTGATGGTAGCGTGATTTCCAGTTTGTGGGCGTGGAGCATCAGGCGGCTGGCGTTTGGTTTACCGTAGACGCGGTCACCGAGAATTGGTGTATTTAGGTGCGCCATATGGACGCGGAGTTGATGGGTGCGGCCGGTGGTGGGTTTGAGTTCAATGAGCGCCTGGTTATCAGTTGCTGTCAGTACGCGGTAGGTTGTTTGGGCGGGCTTGCCGTTCGGGTCGACGCGGAAGGTGCTGGGTGCGGCTGGGCTGCGACCAATCGGTAGGTCGATCTTTGCGGCGCTTAATTTTGGTACGCCGTCGGTCACTGCGAGGTAAGTTTTTTTGGTGGTGCGCTGGGCGAATTGCTTTTGTAGATGGGCGGCAGCGTCAGGATTTTTAGCGATAATCAGTATGCCTGAAGTGTCGCGGTCGAGTCGGTGGACGATGCCTGGCCGGTCGGTGTCCGAGGCAAACGAAGTCTTGGGACGAATAATTTCCGCTACCGTCGGCTCGGTCGATAGTCCACCTTTGGCGTGAGTCAGGAGTCCGCTTGGCTTGTTCACTACCATCACGTCATCATCTTCGTACAGTATCGGCAGTTCTGCACTGGCCTGCTCCTGCTCTGGTAGCTTGACGGCGATCTCGTCAGTCTCGTCGACCTCAAACTTTGGCGCTGTCACCACGCACTGGTTGACCGACACGTAGCCGGCTTTGATGTATTTTTGCCAGAGGCTGCGCGAAATTGACGGATCAAATGCCGTGGACAAGTGGACGTCTAGGCGCTGCTTGGTCGGTACAATTCGAAACATCATGACAAACTTGCCCTGAAACGGTGTCTCGGTGAAGCTCGAGTCAAGCGGATTTGGCAACATCTCAGCGTTGGCAGGCCTATCAAGCCATAATTCGTCAATTGATTCCTCGTCAACGATCGAGCCGTACAGCACGGCGAAATGCTGCTTATTCAAAATAAATTCCGCTACGATGTGCGACTCGTCCGTCTGAATCTTCAGGTGGCGCAAGGCCTTGACGGGCGTGTTGTCGTCTGCCAGCTGGTACAATCTGGCGATCTTGAGGACGGTGCGCGGCGAAATTTTCACGCGAGCGTTCCTATCTCCGTAGCCCCACGGCTGTTTGGACGCGGTGCAAAGTTTCGTTAGCGACGAGGTTCATATCGTGCTCGCTGGATTCCAGCTTACTTTCAATTGCCTGCTCGTCAACTGCCGCCAGGTGCGCTTGGAAATTCGCCAAGAATTCCGCTACTTCATCGGCCACGATTCGCTTGAAATCTCCGTAGCGCTCCATGCCGGCGTATTCGCTAATGGTCTGCTCCAAGCTGACGTCTCGTCCAGCGTCCTGGCGCACCAACGTCAAGATCTCTAGTAGATTAGCAATGCCCGGCTGGTTGTCGCGGTCGTACTGCACCTTGCCTAGTGAGTCGGTGGTGGCACTCATGATTTTTTTGTGTGCTATCTGCGGCTCGTCGCCGAGGAAAATGATGCCCTTGCCGCTGTCGTTGGATTTGCTCATCTTTTTGGTCGGGTTCATCAGATCTTTAATCCTCAGGCCTTGGTCGTTGCCGAAGAATTGATGCTGCTGGGCGACTGGTTTGGGTACGACGAACAGATTGCCAAATTTGCGGTTCATCCGCTCGGCAATGTCGCGGGTAAATTCTAGGTGCTGCGTCTGGTCGTCGCCAACTGGCACGTAGGTGGCGCCGTAGAGCAAGATGTCGGCGGCCATCAGGACTGGGTAGTTGAACAGGCCGACGGAAATCTGGTCACCGTGAAGCTTGTCGGATTTATCCTTAAACTGCGTCATCCGGCTCATCTCGCCAAACCCGGTGAAGCAGTCCAAAATCCACGCCAGCTCGCTGTGGGCTGGGACGCGACTTTGGCGGTACAGATGAATGGCTGGATTATCTAGCGGCAGCCCCGCGGCGGTATAAATCCGGGCGTTGTTGAGAATGCTGTCGTACAGTTTACTGTGGTCGATTGGCGTGGTGAAGCTATGTAGATCGGGGATGAACAGATTGATATCAAAATCGGCCGAGCGGCGCTTCGCCATGTCGACAATCGGCAAAATGGCACCAAAATAATTGCCAATGTGAATATCGTTGTTGGCGCGCACGCCAGTGAGGATGACGGGTTTACTCATAGTCCTATTATACCATTGATTCGGCGAGAGGTGCTTTACGAAATGCCGCAACAAAAAACGCCTCGGTCAAGGGGCCTGGCATCAGACGCAAGCACTCGCCTAAGTCATGCGTCAGGTCACGGTCGTTCCAGGACTGGACGGCGGGAACGCGATTTGGCAGCGGTGCGATGTCGATCGGTATGGGCTCAGCGTCAGGCTGACGGCGCAGCAACCAATCGACGACTGCTTCGTTCTCTTCTGGCGCCATGGTACAGGTACTGTAAACAAGTGTGCCGCCAGGTTTTAGCAGGCGCCAAGCTTCGAGGATGAGGCGCTTTTGTAGATCACTCAGTCTCCGGATATGCGCCACCGACCAGCTGTCAAACAACGAGACGTCACGAGCGTTCAGGCTCATCAGCCCCTCGCCGGAACACGGAGCGTCGAGAAGGATTTTGTCAAAGGCCTCCAGCTGACGGCGGGAAATATGCCGAGCATCGGCTAGTGTGAACTCGGCCGGGGCGTTGAGCCGTTTGAGGTTGGCCTGGAGTTTCATCAGGCGCGGCTTGGAATTGTCATTGCACACCAGGTCGGCTTGACCAGCGGACATGGCTTGTATATGGCTGGATTTACCGCCGGGTGCAGCGCACAGGTCGAGGACGCGTTCACCCGCCGCAGGTGCAAGCGCTAACACTGGTAGCCAGCTGGCGGCATTTTGGATGTAGCCACGTCCGCTGTCAGCCAGCTGCTGATAATCAGCGAGGTGCTCGGAGATAATTTCATAGCCATCCGGACACCAGGCAACCTGGCGGCTCAGCAATTCGGGGGCAACTTCCCCATCGACCAGCGGATTGAGGCGAAAACTCTGGGTGCGGGTTTGTGCTAGTTTCGCCTCGACCTCGGCGCGAGGTAGACCGCTCCACTTGCTAGTGCGATTGATCCAGAGCTCACGCTTTCTCTGGCGCTCCTGAACTGAGTCTTTACGCTTGGCCATAATCATCCCCGGTGACGTGCCGATTAATGGCCTGGACGACAAATTGACCGTAGCGTCTGTCAATTTCATGACTTGCTAAGATTTTGGTGACGGCGATGTGCTTTTGTTTTGCTAATTTTCGTAAGTTTTTATTGATGATGACTGGGTCGAATTGCCCGTAAAATATTTCGACTGGTATGGTCAATTCGGCAATTTCCGTCAGCGCTTTTTGGTTGACGATGGCCGCGTCTAAGGTGTCGAGAAAGATTTGTAAGTTTGACTCATCGACGAGAAAGCCAGGGTTGAATAATTTATATTTCTTGGCAAAATCACTGGCGATTACCTTGCCGAGGGCTGGTTTATCAATGATTTTTTGGTATAGTGCGCGCAGTTGGCGTTCAGCCAAACGATCCTTGCCCTGTTGGTGATACAGCGGTGGGCTGCACAGGATGAGCGAATCGATCAATGAAGGATAATATCGGGCAGT harbors:
- a CDS encoding RluA family pseudouridine synthase; amino-acid sequence: MKISPRTVLKIARLYQLADDNTPVKALRHLKIQTDESHIVAEFILNKQHFAVLYGSIVDEESIDELWLDRPANAEMLPNPLDSSFTETPFQGKFVMMFRIVPTKQRLDVHLSTAFDPSISRSLWQKYIKAGYVSVNQCVVTAPKFEVDETDEIAVKLPEQEQASAELPILYEDDDVMVVNKPSGLLTHAKGGLSTEPTVAEIIRPKTSFASDTDRPGIVHRLDRDTSGILIIAKNPDAAAHLQKQFAQRTTKKTYLAVTDGVPKLSAAKIDLPIGRSPAAPSTFRVDPNGKPAQTTYRVLTATDNQALIELKPTTGRTHQLRVHMAHLNTPILGDRVYGKPNASRLMLHAHKLEITLPSGERKTFEAAIPSVFTELFPNCAQNIKEPNDQ
- the trpS gene encoding tryptophan--tRNA ligase; translated protein: MSKPVILTGVRANNDIHIGNYFGAILPIVDMAKRRSADFDINLFIPDLHSFTTPIDHSKLYDSILNNARIYTAAGLPLDNPAIHLYRQSRVPAHSELAWILDCFTGFGEMSRMTQFKDKSDKLHGDQISVGLFNYPVLMAADILLYGATYVPVGDDQTQHLEFTRDIAERMNRKFGNLFVVPKPVAQQHQFFGNDQGLRIKDLMNPTKKMSKSNDSGKGIIFLGDEPQIAHKKIMSATTDSLGKVQYDRDNQPGIANLLEILTLVRQDAGRDVSLEQTISEYAGMERYGDFKRIVADEVAEFLANFQAHLAAVDEQAIESKLESSEHDMNLVANETLHRVQTAVGLRR
- a CDS encoding RsmB/NOP family class I SAM-dependent RNA methyltransferase, whose amino-acid sequence is MAKRKDSVQERQRKRELWINRTSKWSGLPRAEVEAKLAQTRTQSFRLNPLVDGEVAPELLSRQVAWCPDGYEIISEHLADYQQLADSGRGYIQNAASWLPVLALAPAAGERVLDLCAAPGGKSSHIQAMSAGQADLVCNDNSKPRLMKLQANLKRLNAPAEFTLADARHISRRQLEAFDKILLDAPCSGEGLMSLNARDVSLFDSWSVAHIRRLSDLQKRLILEAWRLLKPGGTLVYSTCTMAPEENEAVVDWLLRRQPDAEPIPIDIAPLPNRVPAVQSWNDRDLTHDLGECLRLMPGPLTEAFFVAAFRKAPLAESMV
- a CDS encoding alpha/beta fold hydrolase, which codes for MFDRLIHRWLRVPYKLYVHDFQAPKHPRATVVLIHGIGSSSAMWQRVVGRRRIDKTTRVLAIDLLGFGNSPRPHWKTYDVKTQVDSLVATLAQQKVDGRIILVGHSLGALVAVHTARYYPSLIDSLILCSPPLYHQQGKDRLAERQLRALYQKIIDKPALGKVIASDFAKKYKLFNPGFLVDESNLQIFLDTLDAAIVNQKALTEIAELTIPVEIFYGQFDPVIINKNLRKLAKQKHIAVTKILASHEIDRRYGQFVVQAINRHVTGDDYGQA